In Neomonachus schauinslandi unplaced genomic scaffold, ASM220157v2 HiC_scaffold_987, whole genome shotgun sequence, the genomic window ccccttccccccctccccctccgccccacaaaacacatttttttttttgtaggatgAACACAGTTTTTACAATTAAACCCTGTCTCGGAGTCTTTATTGCCCCATGTCCGTTCCCCCCTCACTGCAGCAGGAACCAGCAGTCTCCACTCCCTTCCGCCTGGACCTGCCAGAGCAGGAaccacctcaccccaccctggGGCCCTGCCTGAGTCATTctccagcccccccgccccccacccagcaCTGGGGGCCTGGAGACCGTCCCACCCAGgctcggggaggggggcggcCCCAAGCCCCCAGTTGCTTCCACCAGCGGCTCTGCCCTCCAGGGCCACAgggaaatggggggagggggagggcagggccgaCTTGGGCCCCAGAAAACCTAAAGAGCTGGGAATGGCCGCTGGCGGAGGAGTCTGGGGCGAACTATTCAGTGAGTTAACCTTCCGCGCACGGGGCAGTAGTGTCGGCCTGAAAGCCCTACCCCCATGCTCTCCCAGGATCCGCGGTCCCCCTAAAACCCAGGCTCGAGACTTTCACAGTTGCAGAGGCATGAAGAAGGAGGAGTCCCGCCAGCAGACTGGTTCGGGTGGGAACGACCCTGAGGTTGGGGGACGACGGGAGACGCGGAAGGCGCTCCAGCAGCCAGCTCAGCCCTACTCTTTCTTCTCGCGGCCGGGCTTTGCGTCCCAGTAGAAGAGGAGCTGGGCAGCGATGAGGCCGTTGCAGAGGGAAGAGACCATGAAGGTGCCCGCCATGAGGGGGTCTCCGGTCTCCTGCGTGACAGACGGCAGGGGTCCCAGCAAGTGTTCAGAGGAGGAGCAGCGTGAAGTCCGCGGCGGAACGAGGGCCGGGCTTTAGTGCCCCCTAGCGGGGAGAAGGGGCACTCACCTGAATGGAGGTGAAGATCCTGGCCAAGGAGCCCCCGAAGAGCAGAAAGACGGTGACGGCGGAGAGCTGGCCCGTGTGCCCGTTCCGGTAGTTCGTGGCGGCCTGGAGCAGCTGGGGGAGAGGTTGAGAACCTTCGTTCCGCCGTCTGAACTCCTCACACACTTCCTctgctcaccccccccccccagcatccTTCCCTCGCTCCCAGCCCTCACCCGCCCCACGACCACCGCAGGCACGTTGGAGGCCTGGAGCAGGGTGATGAGAGCCAGGGGCGTCAGTGGGGACAGCAGCAACAGCAGGGCCAGCGCATAGCACGTTAGGAAGGTGACACCTGGGGGTCAGGGAGGTAAGGAGCCCCGATGAGCCTCTCCGGTCCTTGGGCTTCCCCAGGCCGGAGTTCCCAACAGGGCCCCCAAGAGCCACCCCCCCAGCACCTTTCACGGTCTGTCCTCCGTAGTGCAGGACCAGGAAGCAGATGGTGACTGTCTGGAGCATCAGGAACAGGGCTTCACCCCAAGAGCTGCAGAGTCAAGAGTTGGGAGGGAGAAAGGCGGGCCTGGGAAGAGGTAGGGAAAGCCTCCATGGCCCGTCCACCTGGGGCCACGGTTTGCTGATGCTCCCGCTTGTCCGCAGCCCCGACCTGCGGGGATAGACCGATGGACTCGGTCTAGATCCTGGGCATCCTCGGGATGCTCTCCTCCTCTCATCACGTCCACAGAAGACGGCCAGATTTCCAGAAGGGCTTGAGCTTTGCCTCCCTTTTACCTGCCTCGCCCTGACCCCCACTAGACGTGTGCACATTCACCCTTGGGGATCAAGGGCGGGCTCCCTCACCTGAAGGGAAAGTTGTTGGTGATGCTGTAGACCATGGTCCCCGTCAGCGCCATTAGCTCTAGCATTACTGACTGAAGGCTCAACCCTTCGGCACTCTTGGCTCTCAGGATTTTAAACACCT contains:
- the MPDU1 gene encoding mannose-P-dolichol utilization defect 1 protein isoform X1, whose product is MAAEADGPLKRALVPLLLPEECYDQIFVQWDLLHVPCLKILLSKGLGLGIVAGSLLVKLPQVFKILRAKSAEGLSLQSVMLELMALTGTMVYSITNNFPFSSWGEALFLMLQTVTICFLVLHYGGQTVKAAPGRHELPERAHGPALRRHRLSALRGLLGQDLHLHSGDRRPPHGGHLHGLFPLQRPHRCPAPLLLGRKARPREERVGLSWLLERLPRLPSSPNLRVVPTRTSLLAGLLLLHASATVKVSSLGFRGTADPGRAWG
- the MPDU1 gene encoding mannose-P-dolichol utilization defect 1 protein isoform X2 codes for the protein MAAEADGPLKRALVPLLLPEECYDQIFVQWDLLHVPCLKILLSKGLGLGIVAGSLLVKLPQVFKILRAKSAEGLSLQSVMLELMALTGTMVYSITNNFPFSSWGEALFLMLQTVTICFLVLHYGGQTVKGVTFLTCYALALLLLLSPLTPLALITLLQASNVPAVVVGRLLQAATNYRNGHTGQLSAVTVFLLFGGSLARIFTSIQETGDPLMAGTFMVSSLCNGLIAAQLLFYWDAKPGREKKE